Genomic segment of Gouania willdenowi chromosome 17, fGouWil2.1, whole genome shotgun sequence:
ACATATTTGTGGCTCCCACTGTGATCAATCCCCATTTCTGCATCAGACAGTTTAACTGAGCATGTGaaagtgttgtgtttttgtgctaaAGTAAGCTACCATTGGATAAGGAGAACAATTAATAAACCAGGCATTTCATTTAACACATGACATGGTCATTCATTCTTACTTGGACGCCTGTGTGAGGCACAACTGTCAGGTGGCCTTCAGCAGCGCCACGACAACCACATTACCCAGCAGCCCTTGCATGGGCGCCTGCCCGTCAATTTCCCAGTAGGGAGCAGGTTTGCAGATCCTTGAAGCATCAGAGTCTCCCTCCAGGAACAGCGTGGTGTGGGAGGCCCACAGCAGAGCAGGAAGGGCCACAAACAGGCTCAGCACTGTGGGAGGAGAGCCCATTGTCCCTCACTGGGTACAAGAacctggcaacaacaacaaaaaaaggctAGAAGTTagtttttgatctttttttcaatcttaatttacaaaaaaaaagtgtgtgaatTCTAATGCGCTGACAATTGAACAATAGTTCTAGTCGTCATCCAAACAAAGCAGACCCAGGACAAAGATCTTGGCAGTTTTCTTTCAGTCCAATCCAAATGGAATCTTATCCAAAATTCACCATAATCAAAAAGGATCAAATCCCTTTTGTCTCTGTGTCATCACATGTGGAGATAATCtgctgagatttttttttttttttttacaatagagCAAAGTCCTCACAAACAGAGAGAGGAACCGCTCAGACATTCTGGCACTAACACAGAATTACCACAGAGgcaaataaaagaacatttatttCTTGCCAGTGGCTGATCAAATGTGCAAAGACGTGAATACATTCAAATCTACCCAAATTTAATCAATAACCCACAATTTTAGCCTAATATTACCACTGGATAGACAGGTTCACATTCTGAGAGAGAATCATGGGTTTTAATAGAGAGATTTTGTTCAAAGTACAAATTAGCAAAGTTAGAGAGCATTTTTAGTTGAGCTGTGAGTCTCTTACCTCTTCTGAGTCCCTCTGttccaccaaacacacacacacgtaaagcccttttgtttttaaagccagTGGAATGACCAAGCACTTCCCCCAAATCAAACAGGCCATGAGGCAAAGACTAGtttacacaaaaacatgcaCACTTTAAGTCAGATAACATTAGTTTGatcacgtaaaaaaaaaaaaaaaatacatacgacaaaaatatttatttatttgttgcatCTGTTGAGTTATTTTTTCCAATCAGGAAAATTGTTTgtaatagaattaaaaaaaaaaaaaaaaaaaccacaacaaaaaaggTACCTTTGCCCATTTTTAACCCTTGCCCTGATGCATCATGACTAATACACTTAAAAACAACTAACACTCtctaatgcaggggttctcaaccttggggtcgtgtgACACTGGGAGGGTGTCGCCGTCACCAGGTGCCTACAAGAAacgaaaaatattttttgaacaatttcagcccattttttattatttttactctttttctgcaactacaccaaacttgccatatttaaaccacttttaatcactttttcctgCTATATTTTCgctacttttaatgcatttctgccacttctctatcaaatttcaatgccttttcttcaaaatttttccactttccagacattttaaacccttttaaaaaaccttttaaacccttttaaaccctttccattgCTAAAtgttaacccattattgtctttttgaacctcttttcatcataattcatgcttatttttggcagtttaaccacattcacaatttgtcattcctattatttaccagtttaaactaattgttcctactttccCCTCACACTTCTGCCACTTTTagagccaatattgacactttgaaccctttttaccacttttcccagtgtgtttttggccactttagtTAGCAACTTTacactaatttctgtggtttttaaaatcccattttaccaccttttccgccatttttggctatttttccacccattttatttctgattaaaacaaaggtttacatctttaagatgactacagTATAGACcaaaattcagccattttctgtccagaccagcccactacattattagtgacaccatgtagaagctgttattaagtcagtgatgctcaacatgtggctctttacagtatgtcttaattttaattaatattcccccagaaaacctttcaaaagtgaaacttttaaactcctttttacctatttcctttggccattttgcaacttcctttcttccattttttgccccttttccaaaagttctgacacttttttttctgactttagctccttttgccatcAAATATCCCTTTTGCCCCCTATTTTCCTCAATTTTTGCAAgatctttttgacacttttatccaatttttgtcctttctttaattatttggccacttttcatccaaataagctaacttttgcccaataaataccactttttttccttttttcccctacgttttgcctctttttgttccacattttgctttttttcactattgtttaccacattttgctaattaaagctaccctttgccattactgTATATATCACCTGGTCACTCTAatctgcttttggcccattttagtcactttacactcttttcttgccacatttttgccatttttggaccatttttggccaccttttaccatgtctgcctccacttgtTCGTcattcttcaatgttcatgtctgtgttcaaccagcTTCAGATACAGTGGTGCTCCCCGGTCTCtaacacctttattttgggggtcacggtctgaaaaggttaaaaaccactgctctaatgAACTAAAGACTTCAAAAACATTCCTTTATTCACTCTAACGTTTATGTTTCTGTAACTTTATGTCTATAAATGCCATCCCATCCTATGTCGCGTGGCTGCGTATAGTTATGATGACCTGTGATCCACTACTGTGCTTACACAGCTAATATTGACTCTACGTTGTGGGTGCAAGCTCCAGCTTGTGAAGAGGTGAATGCCACCATGACATAAACAAAAGTGTTTACATTTCGCAAAGTCAGAGAACTTCTGATCAAAAAGCAGATCTGCGCTCGCTGCTAAAATGCTACAGTTTACTTTATGATGCAAAGTCGAGAAAATATATATCTATGATATGCTGCAGTGATATGAGACGACTCACAATAAGGTGACCGTACTGTTCCCTGAAAAACAACCTTGACGTatccattaaaaacaatatacgTGTTAGTGATGTAATGCCTACATTTTCTGTCCAACTGCTtttcattcaatttttttttaaaaagtttaaatgcataaacatATACTATATACATAATAGGCCACCTTAGTATTATGTGCActcacattacattttaaaaccaaataaactTCTTGTCtgtgatttattctgttatttttaatgtgtcaacatatcatttgctgagtcatggtgcGAATATCTAGCCACTAGTGCCGTTTTGAAAACATcgtaaaaaattcaaaaactcTAATTTATGTTCTGCTCTAATTGACATGATTTCCTCCTGTAAATATTTTATAGTCCTGtataaattgttcattttgaTCATAACATTCATGCAAATTCAGCTTTTCCCCATTTCATGGGATGTAAatctttatctgtgttttcaGAGTTCCTACTTCAGCTTCAGTCAAAtgaaattcaagactttttaagacattttattgccatttgaaatgaaattttggaccaacttcacagtaaacacaattggggggagaaaaaaaaaatgccacatcaattacatttaggtttagggtacATTTTAACCAGTGTCTTGTGCAGACGTGCAAATTGGCGGCCCCCaaagtgaaaacacaaaaatacacaaaatgacagtaaattaaaacagactgaaataatcaaaatcactctaaaaacacacaagatgactacagaAATAGTCAGAAAtctgtaaaacaacaaaaatacaaaaaaaaaacccattaccAAAAATATTCATAAGGCAATCTTTGTTAAATGTACATTTCCACATGTTGTTGAAAGTCCCTCTTTTGTAGTTGGTTCCGCTGTTATGATGCGCAATGTTACGGCAAATTAtacgttaaaataaataaataaataaataatgttacaatttattttgaaatgtctgACTAAtcacattaatatttttgtgtaaatgtaagacttttgaaacattgatttaagatattttaatgacaattaaggctttttaaggatctgtgggaactctgcttttattttggagatttACTTATTTAatacttctttcttttttagctatTGACTTTAATCGCAACTTTgttctcgacatttcaacttcattcctgatttgcccaaaatcatTTTCTTCATCATTTTTGTCCCTAATCCACTTCTGTACAATACAAATCTTTGCATGTATTattataggcagtggctatccgtacagttgctctatcaatataccaacattctatctgtacgcagcgcccctatttggccagtttaggtcacgtgactaagactaaacctaaccctaaaaattgttgcgatattgggttataacctaaccatatatgacgctacgtacttgtactatGGTAACTGTAcaaatagcaccgggggttgtctgcCAATATTTTCTGATACTTTTTTtagctgatatcggaccgatattaaatatcaatatcagatcggggCACGCTTACTTATTTTAACCTTAATATATAATACACGCTTACTTATTTTAACCTTAATATATCATAGAATAACTAACAAATGGAGGTCGTCAGCCTGAGTTTTACGAGTCATGGTGTTGTGTGCGTGGGTGACTAGTGCATGTGTGCTGTGAAGGTTTTGGaaagtgcaacaacaacaacaacaacaaccaaagCGAGTAAACTCATCACTAAAAACAGGAGTGACGCTttcaaacatcttttttttttattatgtaaacagtCAGTGAAATACCACCAAACTGGACTTTAAAACCATCTCCTTACATTTAAAGCTCCTTTAAATATATAAACTCACACAGCATCTTCATAACCACTGTAAATCCCACGACAGCAAAGCTAAGCGATCATACAAAGCCAGTGGATTGTGGTGCATCAGCTCAGGATAAAACACGGATCAGTTCCTCCTCGTCGTTCTCTCCGACACCTTCAGTAGGACTATCACATGTGGCCATGAGTCCCAGGCTGAGCTCTGCTAGCTCCTCACAGCTAATGTCCGTCGTCACCATGATCTTGGTCTCCAGGCGGTTACACAGAGTCCTGTAGGAGGGTAAAGGGTACCCGATCTCTCTCAGGTACTCGTAGCCCTTCGTTCCCACTGCGCAGCGGATCTTCCGAGCTTTCATTATCGTCTCTGGGGACCAAACGGCACGACGGGAACGTTTGCTGAGGGAAAGGGCCCGGATCTGGTCCTCGTACAGGAAGTGGTGCAGGCCCTTTTCGATCCGGTCCAGCCGATAAAGACGCTTCTTCATCTCTTCTGCCTGAAGGAGATGAAGGCGAAGGAGGAGGATTAacgtaaaaaacacaaagtttatcTTCTAGAACAGGGGTCTCAGAATCAGTTTAGTTCAAGCACCAATCACAGACCAGTTCACAGGTTTTTTAGGCAAACTATTTCCACATGAATGTGCCATAATTTAGCACTTCCAtctataaattagacaaagtatggaaggcatgaataatattaaagaCTGATAaccttaaatgtcctttgattaaattattttttgaccaatttgtaTTCAATTAGGGGAGatattgtggaataatttgagaaaaattgcaggatttttggaaaaattttgagctctttcaacaatttacaactgaactATTCAGTCATTTACAGCAGTAGTTCTCAAcctgtgagacactgggagggggtcaccagatgccttcaagaaattaagatttttttttttaacaatttgagcccatttttgctgatttttactgtttttctgcaactacaccaaacttgccaaatttcaacctgttttcatcactttttcttgccatgtttttgctccttttaatgcattttttctacattactcccttttttgacacttcatcaaatttcaacgctttttctgcacattttttttttccactttcaagacatttttttcactctcaagacatttttggcactttccaccacttttctcacctaatatcacaaattttgacccattattgtcacttttaacctcttttcaccatatttaatgcttatttttttgccaatttaaccacattcacaatttttcaaTCCCATTATCTGccagtttaaatgaattgttccaatattgactctttgaacccttttaccactttttttgtcagtttttgacCACTCAAATgtgcaaattttaaccaatttctgtggtttttaaaatcccatttcagcacattttcctccatttttttttggtcacgtttaacccattttatttctgattaaaacaatgatttacatcattAATATGAtgatatactatggcccaaataataacaaactccctggataacagtggatgttaTTCAGATACTGTGTTCTAGAAGCGGTGGTACCTCCTTCTGCAGTCTGGCAGTGTGCTGCATCTCCTGCTCCAGCTGTTTCTTCAGCAGCTGGCACTGGGAGCACGGCAGCTGATCTTCAGCCGTCCGCTCTGCATCGTCATCCTCCAGGCCAGGTAGCGGAGTCCGCCTAGCATAGCCGTGGTCACCAAAACTCTGCTCCTTCTCCACTAGACGCACAGGAAAATAGAAGAAAGATAAAGCTTGTAGTCCATTTACAGGCTTATTTGTTTCaaatattatattgtataaAACTAAACGTTCTGTGCAATACTAAAGGTAGCAGTTACAGCagtgtggggtcacctgaaaagTCTATATTTGATAAAACATAAGCaatgatttagaaaaaaaaaaaaaaagttttttttttataattattaatctttttcaaattaaaacaacacacaatcttaaacaaatgtattctatatttttttttcactttctcaaatataaatctagttgaaaCAGAATACAGCATAAAAACATGTGAGCTGGAGCAAGCTGCTTtgtgtttgtaacacagtataacaaacataatcaaaagCAAATtctagaattattattattattattattattattattattttaaatggggTTATGACCCAAAACAGTTGGGAACCAGTGAGTTagagaattaaaaataaatatatcaaagatttgtctgaaaaaaaaaaaaaaaaaaaaaaaacatatattagaGCTGCAATgattacaaacaaaaaaaaccaaaaaaaaaaagattaattaattTTCTCTGCCTCAAAGCCTTgttcatttaaaacaataataatatatttatttgtttttttaatcatgcttGAATTTGTCATCTTAGGTTGACCCCACATTTAGTGGAATCTTTTCACAGCAAATAagcctttttttctgctttgcATTATATGCACATAATTAACAAATGTCATTTAGAAAAATTAAGAAGAAAACAAAGTGGTTGGTATTGGGTGATATTAGTTGTTGgtccttttttctgttttttatctAAAATTGAGCTTTAATTAAGTAAACGCTTGTTTTATCCGATGACTAGATTAATCGATGGAATTACTCAATTACCAAAATATTCCACAGCTGCAGCATTGCTTATAACCGgagctcttattgtgaaaagctTGGAGCGCATGTTTATATTCTGTGTTACCTTGCAGCACCTGACTGTGTGTACTGAAATTACAACAGT
This window contains:
- the LOC114478886 gene encoding THAP domain-containing protein 1 — protein: MGGCSAPNCSNSTSIGKQLFRFPKDPARKKKWVVNCRRDFEPTPHSRLCEDHFELSQFEEIARSPAGGKKLKPNAIPTMFNFGEPPYPAVTSSYILLPLKPEPVEKEQSFGDHGYARRTPLPGLEDDDAERTAEDQLPCSQCQLLKKQLEQEMQHTARLQKEAEEMKKRLYRLDRIEKGLHHFLYEDQIRALSLSKRSRRAVWSPETIMKARKIRCAVGTKGYEYLREIGYPLPSYRTLCNRLETKIMVTTDISCEELAELSLGLMATCDSPTEGVGENDEEELIRVLS